In Papaver somniferum cultivar HN1 chromosome 1, ASM357369v1, whole genome shotgun sequence, a genomic segment contains:
- the LOC113324373 gene encoding uncharacterized protein At5g65660-like: MENHQVAVEGGMIQNKHADASRPSLGFPLGTALLLIFIFSLSGFFSCCYHWDKLRSLRRSFPPEEEDTDLEANNSNIQSPSSKPSQIYPNWKQSINESMPVIMPGDKIAKFIALPCPCEPYRPDKVFVEVENLQQTPPPPQPQTLVYNHVARFGVYYNG, from the exons ATGGAGAATCATCAAGTAGCAGTAGAAGGAGGAATGATACAAAACAAACACGCGGATGCATCTAGACCGTCTCTAGGTTTCCCACTCGGTACAGCTCTGTTACTGATTTTCATTTTCAGTTTGAGCGGTTTTTTCTCTTGTTGTTACCACTGGGATAAACTCAGATCTCTCCGGAGATCTTTTCCGCCTGAAGAAGAAGATACGGATCTGGAAGCTAACAACAGCAACATCCAATCGCCATCGTCAAAGCCTTCTCAAATCTATCCG AATTGGAAGCAAAGTATAAATGAAAGTATGCCGGTGATAATGCCGGGAGATAAAATTGCCAAGTTCATAGCATTGCCGTGTCCTTGCGAGCCTTACCGGCCAGATAAAGTCTTTGTGGAAGTAGAAAATTTGCAACAAACGCCACCACCACCACAGCCGCAGACACTTGTGTACAATCACGTAGCTAGATTTGGTGTATACTATAATGGTTAA